One stretch of Leptospira bouyouniensis DNA includes these proteins:
- a CDS encoding DUF1566 domain-containing protein: MTQLQTSFLLLCLSLFLLFSCNRSDLENLCDPKSDQYKDSLLLRYINFDESPHCGVVLKVNPPTYLICPPLIPKRNGTYFFEAFESDGNRLSFSSNPPLPPGISFSFFSNSLEGIYTGWKANQVQFTITASNPKGSASCVYQPAWMGKAPPKTNITVCYDAGGNVDATCTAIPGQDGHLQRGINTSFVGPSLVSGVEITADLVTGLVWTSCNRGRTGIGCGTVGTDTFTFAGAQTECTSLNAGSGFADRTDWRVPEIEEYISIFDHTTENPSINSSYFPQTNSFNYKSNTSNAANTGAFYPTYIQSSIGFGVYSDLHHLRCVATPRNTFTKRFIDQSDGTILDLDTALLWQKCTAGQPNVATCSGGTDSALQWSGAINYCQSLTLAGKTWRLPNANELISLKDIRFNFGTPGYNPLYFPNTASTSFWSSSPVIGTPSTMAYVTDFGTSGGGPVLKTDASVRTRCVTDY, from the coding sequence ATGACACAGCTCCAAACAAGTTTTTTACTGCTTTGTTTATCTTTATTTCTCTTATTCTCATGCAATCGGTCAGATTTGGAAAATTTATGTGATCCTAAATCTGACCAATACAAAGACAGCTTACTCCTCCGTTATATCAATTTTGATGAGTCACCTCATTGCGGTGTTGTATTAAAAGTCAATCCACCCACTTATTTAATTTGCCCCCCACTCATACCGAAAAGGAATGGAACTTATTTTTTCGAAGCATTTGAATCAGATGGAAACAGGCTTAGTTTTTCCAGTAATCCTCCACTCCCACCTGGTATTTCGTTTTCTTTTTTTTCAAACTCACTTGAAGGCATCTATACTGGTTGGAAGGCAAACCAAGTCCAGTTCACAATCACGGCAAGTAATCCCAAAGGTAGCGCCAGTTGTGTCTACCAACCAGCATGGATGGGAAAGGCTCCTCCGAAGACCAATATCACTGTGTGTTACGATGCAGGAGGAAATGTTGATGCAACTTGTACAGCAATTCCAGGCCAAGACGGGCATCTACAAAGAGGAATTAACACAAGTTTTGTGGGACCTAGCCTAGTTTCCGGAGTTGAAATCACAGCCGATTTAGTAACGGGTCTTGTTTGGACAAGTTGTAACCGAGGGAGAACAGGCATTGGTTGCGGAACTGTGGGTACAGATACCTTTACATTTGCAGGAGCACAAACTGAATGTACAAGTTTGAATGCGGGTTCTGGTTTTGCAGATCGAACCGATTGGCGAGTACCCGAAATAGAAGAATACATAAGTATTTTTGATCACACCACAGAAAATCCATCGATCAATTCATCTTATTTTCCACAAACTAATAGTTTTAATTACAAATCCAATACATCGAATGCTGCAAATACTGGAGCGTTTTACCCAACCTATATCCAATCCTCCATCGGATTTGGAGTTTATTCAGACTTACATCACCTTCGTTGTGTCGCCACACCAAGAAATACCTTTACCAAACGATTCATTGATCAATCTGATGGAACAATACTGGATTTAGATACAGCCCTTCTTTGGCAAAAATGTACAGCGGGTCAGCCGAATGTTGCCACTTGTTCTGGGGGAACAGACAGTGCATTACAATGGTCTGGAGCGATTAATTACTGCCAAAGTTTAACACTTGCTGGAAAAACATGGAGACTTCCTAATGCAAATGAATTAATTTCACTAAAAGATATCCGATTTAATTTCGGAACTCCAGGATATAATCCATTGTATTTTCCCAATACAGCTTCTACATCGTTTTGGTCATCGAGCCCTGTCATTGGAACTCCTTCAACTATGGCATATGTTACCGATTTTGGAACCTCTGGCGGTGGACCTGTTTTAAAAACTGATGCAAGTGTTCGAACTCGCTGCGTTACTGATTATTAG
- a CDS encoding PP2C family protein-serine/threonine phosphatase — protein MSRFFDQLFKFLHRFISYSFAIVFFSLQGAFFGAFYAYFFGSALIPDFSIENHPEVVYVFVVSTILAAIGHSIEFGIFTPLGYGGFRHDLKKLNEFLKPNETIRHKDILELENNLNTLIHLPKENMYAAIRYAVMVFLAVSFTHLLYGHATYELLLISIGWLSAVFVYGGFSYIISDYFTGNKRVEVKKILAYRDVSVHKNYGILSLKGKFIFLLILILLSLSVLSVFISFGNASLLKISAFIGMTFVEAVILIYMFFQSINLTLEQINESANSLATGGRGALPILSIDKEFILFAENYEKATREVGRIRENLQELVEAKTSELRNSLETVETLKKQQDGDYFLTSLLIKPLSLNKTIGSHVKTDFLIKQKKTFLFHGKENEIGGDICIARTITLRGKDYTFFLNADAMGKSLQGAGGILVLGAAVQSILERSTAVESVKLLYAERWIKNAYQELHHIFESFDCSMLVSMVMGLIDDETGLMYYLNAEHPWSVLYRKGSAEFIKNNSELRKLGTPFSEKSLEISTLQLIPGDVLILGSDGRDDIEFETETTARKINHDEELFLRHVEQGNGNLKEIYQSILRMGELTDDLSLMRIAFKENVHQPPRGIRKESYEYMRKAKSQIKLEEFEGAKSSLIEANRINPENREIQRALIRLLVRMKDYSLAAEKLNTYIEEYPGDTDLIYLASFTYRQTKEYGKAIDMGERIRLRNPGHLSNLIQLVQLYLTIGNLPKAEKTLQLTSFIPSDAKRIDQLKLQIESFRQKIVDEIPS, from the coding sequence ATGAGCCGATTCTTTGATCAGCTATTCAAATTTTTACATAGGTTCATATCTTATAGTTTCGCTATCGTATTTTTCTCATTACAAGGTGCCTTCTTTGGTGCGTTTTATGCTTACTTTTTTGGATCTGCACTAATCCCAGATTTTTCGATCGAGAACCATCCAGAGGTCGTGTACGTTTTTGTTGTTTCAACAATACTCGCAGCCATTGGGCATAGTATCGAATTTGGAATATTCACTCCATTAGGATATGGAGGGTTTCGGCATGACTTAAAAAAACTAAATGAGTTTTTAAAACCAAACGAAACCATACGGCATAAAGACATTCTTGAATTAGAAAACAATTTAAATACCCTGATCCACCTTCCCAAAGAAAATATGTATGCTGCCATTCGTTATGCAGTGATGGTTTTTTTAGCAGTTTCCTTCACCCACTTGTTATACGGGCATGCAACCTATGAACTTCTTTTGATTTCGATTGGATGGTTATCGGCAGTTTTTGTTTATGGTGGGTTTTCCTATATCATTTCAGATTATTTCACAGGAAACAAACGCGTTGAAGTCAAAAAGATCTTAGCATATCGAGATGTCTCAGTTCACAAAAACTATGGAATCTTAAGCCTAAAAGGAAAATTTATTTTTTTACTCATTTTGATTCTTTTATCCTTAAGTGTTTTGTCTGTTTTTATATCCTTTGGAAATGCAAGTTTACTTAAGATTTCTGCCTTTATTGGAATGACATTTGTAGAAGCTGTGATTCTGATTTATATGTTTTTCCAATCAATCAATTTAACCTTAGAACAAATTAATGAATCTGCCAATAGTTTAGCGACAGGAGGCAGAGGAGCCCTTCCTATTTTATCCATAGACAAAGAATTTATATTATTCGCAGAAAATTATGAAAAAGCAACCAGAGAAGTGGGTAGGATCAGAGAAAACTTACAAGAGTTAGTGGAAGCAAAAACATCTGAACTTCGAAACAGTTTGGAAACAGTGGAAACACTAAAAAAACAACAAGATGGAGATTATTTCCTTACATCACTGCTCATCAAACCTCTTAGCTTAAATAAAACTATAGGTTCTCATGTTAAAACTGATTTTTTAATCAAACAGAAAAAAACTTTTTTATTCCATGGTAAAGAAAATGAAATTGGTGGAGATATTTGTATCGCACGTACCATTACTTTACGTGGAAAAGATTACACATTTTTTCTAAATGCCGATGCTATGGGTAAATCTTTACAAGGTGCGGGTGGAATACTTGTCCTTGGGGCTGCAGTACAATCGATCTTAGAAAGATCAACAGCTGTAGAGTCGGTAAAATTATTATATGCAGAACGTTGGATTAAAAATGCTTACCAAGAACTCCATCATATTTTCGAAAGCTTTGACTGTTCGATGTTAGTTTCCATGGTAATGGGGCTCATTGATGATGAAACAGGGCTCATGTATTATTTGAATGCTGAGCATCCATGGTCAGTGTTATACCGCAAAGGCAGTGCAGAATTCATTAAAAACAATTCAGAACTTAGAAAATTAGGAACTCCCTTTTCAGAAAAATCTCTTGAAATCTCCACTTTACAGTTAATTCCGGGTGATGTTCTCATCCTTGGGTCTGATGGTCGGGATGATATCGAATTTGAAACCGAAACCACGGCAAGAAAAATCAACCACGATGAAGAGCTTTTCCTGAGGCATGTGGAACAAGGGAATGGGAATCTAAAAGAGATCTACCAATCGATCTTACGGATGGGAGAACTCACTGACGATTTGAGTTTGATGCGCATCGCATTCAAAGAAAATGTTCACCAACCACCTAGGGGCATTCGAAAGGAATCTTATGAATATATGCGAAAGGCAAAATCACAGATTAAATTGGAAGAATTTGAAGGGGCAAAATCAAGTTTAATCGAAGCAAACCGAATCAATCCAGAGAACCGCGAAATCCAAAGGGCTCTCATTCGACTTCTCGTCAGGATGAAAGATTACAGTTTGGCAGCAGAAAAATTAAATACCTATATCGAAGAATACCCCGGTGACACTGACCTAATCTATTTAGCATCGTTCACTTACAGACAAACCAAGGAATATGGAAAAGCCATCGATATGGGAGAAAGGATTCGGTTGCGTAACCCTGGACATTTATCAAATTTAATACAACTTGTTCAATTGTACCTCACAATTGGTAATCTACCAAAGGCAGAGAAAACATTACAACTCACATCATTCATCCCTTCTGATGCAAAACGGATTGATCAACTGAAATTACAAATTGAGAGCTTTCGTCAGAAAATAGTTGATGAAATTCCGTCTTAA
- a CDS encoding SDR family NAD(P)-dependent oxidoreductase yields the protein MELKNKRIVVTGAGSGIGKETVLQMLKHENVKILACDLNEKNIVSHPNVIPYKCDVSKPESLDKLIKDADKKLGGIDIFFANAGFAYYEIIQDADWDQIDRIFRTNVYSPFYTLVTLNRKRTSPCLFVVTASAMSHLPLPGYAMYSATKAAVRSFLDAYQCELRPGNRTMIVYPIATRTKFFDSAGKKVPVPFPSQTAETVAKKIVSGILRDKTEVFPSFLFRFIQFLDRFLFFPLKIYQKIEAAKLKSHKS from the coding sequence ATGGAATTAAAAAATAAGAGAATCGTTGTCACTGGAGCAGGGTCCGGGATAGGGAAAGAAACCGTGTTGCAGATGTTAAAGCATGAGAATGTAAAAATTTTAGCCTGTGACCTTAATGAGAAAAACATTGTTTCTCACCCCAATGTGATTCCGTATAAATGTGATGTAAGCAAACCTGAGTCTTTAGACAAATTGATTAAAGATGCAGATAAAAAATTAGGTGGGATTGATATCTTTTTTGCCAATGCTGGATTTGCGTATTATGAAATCATTCAGGATGCAGATTGGGATCAGATTGATCGAATTTTTCGTACAAATGTTTACTCGCCTTTTTATACTCTCGTCACTCTCAACCGAAAAAGGACTTCACCTTGTCTATTCGTAGTCACAGCTTCTGCGATGAGCCATTTACCTCTTCCAGGTTATGCCATGTATTCGGCGACGAAAGCAGCAGTCCGTTCGTTTCTTGATGCTTACCAATGTGAATTGAGACCAGGAAACCGAACAATGATAGTTTATCCAATAGCAACTAGGACAAAATTTTTTGACTCAGCCGGGAAAAAAGTACCTGTTCCATTTCCAAGTCAAACCGCTGAGACAGTGGCAAAAAAAATAGTGAGTGGAATTTTAAGGGACAAAACAGAAGTTTTCCCTTCATTTTTATTTCGATTCATTCAATTTCTAGACAGATTTTTGTTTTTTCCTTTGAAAATTTACCAAAAAATTGAAGCTGCAAAATTGAAATCGCATAAATCTTAA
- a CDS encoding PAS domain S-box protein: protein MNVEADLLKTIMDVSSTAIVLLNPQGNILYANPASETVLGIKLKDILTRTYDAPQWKNTSLDGAPWRDEDQPFNIVLKTKQPVTDIRHAIEDSNGTKKYLSINGSPVFNEVGELRSLVFLITDITENVLKQKALEDSEAKYRTITELSLSMVYDLDIASGVNYWAGAIQEITGYTPEEYNAIGYEAWMVLIHPEDKEKTIQVFDESMANRTKFSCEYRYKRKDGSYVYIEDNGIFLYNEDGDAYRMFGAMINRTEQIEASLALKESESRLLMSLDAVKMGIWTLDIDPSKIYWSPQTYEIYGLDPNKNEITVETYLTLNHPEDLTKISEEIQFLKDDPTKSGYIIQHRIFHADGSVHWVESRGNLLRDKDGKPFRLMGTILDVTEAKLAEEALRTSDERFRAFYQFSTEAFLIFDENSLRAKDSNFAFQNLFGYAPEDTKNLKIRSLLTPDSLQKIREKIEDHSSDSIEILCKRKNGEVFPALVSIKRFKYNQSNSIAYSIFDLSPLKEVEELRQINSEIREKNKLIEKQKIELEMAFENLKRTQEQLVQSEKLAALGQLIAGIAHEINNPIGAVKASNQNMMDWQKRYGIASQLFREAILNVPKEEQVILKTILSNLDQPIEFYTGKEERLRKKKNKEILIEYGCKADDADEFAEAWVELGIGELEEKYLPLFRSHYLRVFLDYLELEIQFRRNTRSIQLAVDRVSKIMYALKNFSHFDSTGKKIKASIQDTIETVLTIYQNQLKRGITLIKNYEQISPIECYPDDLLHVWTNLIYNSLQAMSFSGKLIISIKDCGQEILVSLQDSGPGIDHSIREKIFEPFFTTKPPGEGSGLGLDIVNKIVKRHGGRIELTSKPGETIFSIYLPKGY from the coding sequence ATGAATGTCGAAGCGGATTTATTAAAAACAATCATGGATGTAAGTTCCACAGCGATTGTGTTACTGAATCCACAGGGGAATATTTTGTATGCAAATCCTGCTTCAGAAACTGTCCTTGGTATCAAACTAAAAGACATCCTTACGAGAACTTACGACGCTCCTCAGTGGAAAAATACTTCCTTGGATGGTGCTCCCTGGAGAGATGAAGACCAACCTTTTAATATTGTCCTCAAAACAAAACAACCAGTAACAGATATTCGGCATGCTATCGAAGATTCCAATGGGACCAAAAAATACCTTTCGATTAATGGTTCACCTGTGTTTAATGAAGTGGGAGAATTACGTTCCCTGGTATTTCTCATCACTGACATCACAGAAAATGTTCTAAAACAAAAGGCATTAGAAGACAGCGAAGCAAAGTATCGCACCATCACAGAACTTTCCTTGAGTATGGTGTACGACTTAGATATAGCTTCGGGAGTAAACTACTGGGCCGGTGCCATCCAAGAAATCACAGGTTACACCCCAGAAGAATACAATGCAATTGGTTATGAGGCATGGATGGTTCTTATCCATCCTGAAGATAAAGAAAAAACCATCCAAGTGTTTGATGAATCGATGGCTAATCGAACCAAATTCTCCTGCGAATACCGTTACAAAAGAAAAGATGGTTCCTATGTTTATATTGAAGATAATGGAATCTTTTTATACAATGAAGATGGTGACGCCTATCGGATGTTTGGTGCAATGATCAATCGAACTGAACAGATTGAAGCGAGTTTAGCACTCAAAGAATCTGAATCTAGACTTCTCATGTCACTTGATGCTGTAAAAATGGGGATTTGGACTTTGGACATTGATCCAAGTAAAATTTATTGGTCCCCACAAACTTACGAAATCTACGGATTGGATCCAAATAAAAATGAGATCACTGTCGAAACGTATTTAACATTAAACCATCCAGAAGACCTTACTAAGATTTCGGAAGAAATCCAATTTCTAAAAGATGATCCTACAAAATCAGGATACATCATACAACATCGGATTTTCCATGCAGATGGGAGTGTCCATTGGGTTGAATCAAGGGGCAATTTACTCAGAGACAAAGATGGCAAACCGTTTCGATTGATGGGAACGATTCTTGATGTCACTGAGGCAAAATTAGCGGAAGAAGCCTTACGCACGTCAGACGAAAGATTCCGAGCCTTTTATCAATTTTCGACGGAAGCATTTCTCATTTTTGATGAAAATTCATTACGAGCAAAGGATTCTAATTTTGCTTTTCAAAACTTGTTTGGATATGCACCTGAAGACACAAAAAATTTGAAAATCCGATCGTTACTCACACCAGACTCACTCCAAAAAATTCGTGAAAAAATTGAAGATCACTCAAGTGATTCGATTGAAATATTATGCAAACGAAAGAATGGGGAAGTGTTTCCAGCACTTGTATCCATCAAACGATTTAAATACAACCAATCGAATTCCATTGCATATAGTATTTTTGATTTGAGTCCATTGAAAGAGGTGGAGGAACTCCGACAAATCAATTCTGAAATCAGAGAAAAAAACAAACTCATCGAAAAACAAAAAATCGAACTAGAGATGGCGTTTGAAAACCTCAAACGAACCCAAGAACAATTGGTCCAATCGGAAAAATTAGCAGCTCTTGGGCAACTCATTGCAGGCATCGCACATGAAATCAATAATCCGATAGGTGCAGTAAAAGCATCCAATCAAAATATGATGGATTGGCAAAAACGATATGGTATCGCCTCACAATTGTTCCGTGAAGCAATCTTAAATGTTCCAAAAGAAGAACAAGTCATCCTAAAAACCATCTTATCAAATTTAGACCAACCCATCGAATTTTATACTGGTAAAGAAGAAAGGTTAAGAAAAAAGAAAAATAAAGAAATTCTCATTGAGTATGGTTGCAAAGCGGATGACGCGGATGAATTTGCGGAAGCTTGGGTGGAGTTAGGAATTGGGGAATTAGAAGAAAAATATTTACCACTCTTTCGATCTCATTACTTGCGAGTATTTTTAGATTATTTGGAACTAGAAATTCAATTTAGAAGGAACACTAGGTCCATCCAACTTGCTGTGGATCGTGTTTCTAAAATCATGTATGCTTTAAAAAATTTCTCTCATTTTGATTCAACAGGGAAAAAAATCAAAGCATCTATCCAGGATACAATTGAAACGGTTTTGACGATTTATCAAAACCAACTCAAACGTGGGATCACTCTCATCAAAAATTACGAGCAAATCTCACCTATAGAATGTTATCCGGATGATTTATTGCATGTTTGGACAAATTTGATTTACAATTCATTACAAGCAATGTCTTTCTCTGGAAAACTAATTATATCGATTAAAGATTGTGGGCAAGAGATACTCGTTTCCCTCCAAGATTCTGGACCAGGTATCGACCATTCCATACGGGAAAAAATCTTTGAGCCTTTCTTTACTACTAAACCACCAGGGGAAGGGAGTGGGCTAGGGCTTGATATTGTGAATAAAATAGTGAAACGACATGGAGGAAGGATTGAATTAACGTCCAAACCTGGAGAAACAATTTTTTCAATCTATCTACCAAAAGGTTATTAA
- a CDS encoding response regulator yields the protein MEILTEKKNGKKGILFVDDESIILLSMKSQVKHHFGERFKYLTAENAKEAWDLILELEEEGSSVAVIISDWAMPGMNGDEFLRKVHKRFPSIEKVIITGFAEEKLVEALTKEIGLITCLKKPWDEEELITAITHAVEP from the coding sequence GTGGAAATACTCACTGAGAAAAAGAATGGAAAGAAGGGAATCCTCTTTGTGGATGATGAATCCATCATTTTACTCAGCATGAAATCCCAAGTGAAACACCATTTTGGTGAAAGATTCAAATACCTTACCGCAGAAAACGCCAAAGAGGCATGGGATTTAATTTTAGAATTAGAAGAAGAAGGGAGTTCGGTTGCTGTTATCATCTCCGATTGGGCTATGCCTGGAATGAATGGTGATGAATTTTTAAGAAAAGTTCATAAACGATTCCCATCGATTGAAAAAGTCATCATCACTGGATTTGCTGAAGAAAAACTAGTGGAAGCTTTAACCAAAGAAATCGGTCTAATCACTTGTTTGAAAAAACCATGGGATGAAGAAGAACTTATCACAGCCATCACACATGCTGTCGAACCTTAA
- a CDS encoding FAD-dependent oxidoreductase — MTAYPTLLSPLSLGFTTLKNRTIMGSMHTGLEEAPNGYERMAAFYGERAKGGVALIVTGGIAPNEAGRVAKGGSVMDTEEEALHHRVVTEAVHKEGGKIAMQILHTGRYGYHDKIVGASNLRAPINMFKPHPLTEEEIWKTIDDFVRCSELAKLAGYDGVEIMGSEGYLINQFIAKRTNNRTDDWGGSFENRIKFPIEIIKAVRKKVGTDFIIIYRLSMLDLVEEGGNIEEVLHLAKEIEKAGATIINTGIGWHEARIPTIAMMVPRAAFTWVTAKVKGHVNIPLVTSNRINTPEIAESVLSRGDADLVSMARPFLADSFFVEKAKAGKPEEINTCIACNQACLDHIFQGKTASCLVNPRACHETELVITKTNQAKKVAVVGAGPGGMSCAKTLAERGHSVTLFDAQSELGGQLNIARRIPGKEEFKETIRYFDTMLKKYNVDVKLNTYVSSEDLITQGFEEVVLATGVIPRIPEIPGIEGPNVLSYVDVVLKGKPVGKRAVVMGAGGIGFDVSILLTDPGHSFTTENYLKEWGIRTNIEKDGGLGTKETPIGVRDVTMLKRSNSKFGATLGKTTGWIHKTSLEDRKVNQISGVTYKAIEADGIVIEVKGETKKIPCDTVVVCAGQDPNRALLEPLQKAKIPVHLIGGADLASELDAKRAIDQGTRLAVSIG; from the coding sequence ATGACAGCATATCCCACTTTACTTTCTCCACTTTCACTAGGATTCACAACTTTGAAAAACCGAACCATCATGGGTTCAATGCACACTGGGCTTGAAGAAGCTCCGAATGGTTATGAACGAATGGCAGCGTTTTATGGGGAAAGGGCAAAAGGTGGTGTGGCACTTATTGTGACTGGTGGTATCGCACCAAATGAAGCAGGGCGTGTGGCAAAGGGTGGGAGTGTCATGGACACTGAAGAAGAGGCCCTGCACCATAGAGTGGTAACCGAAGCCGTGCATAAAGAAGGTGGAAAAATCGCCATGCAAATCCTTCACACAGGAAGGTATGGGTATCATGATAAAATTGTAGGTGCCTCCAATCTTAGAGCACCTATCAATATGTTCAAACCTCACCCATTAACCGAAGAGGAGATTTGGAAAACCATAGATGATTTTGTGAGATGCTCCGAATTAGCAAAGTTAGCTGGTTATGATGGAGTTGAGATCATGGGAAGTGAAGGATACCTTATCAACCAATTCATTGCCAAACGAACAAACAATCGTACCGATGATTGGGGAGGTAGTTTTGAAAACCGTATTAAATTTCCAATCGAAATTATCAAAGCAGTTAGAAAAAAAGTAGGAACTGACTTCATCATCATTTACCGTTTGTCTATGTTAGATTTGGTTGAAGAAGGTGGGAATATAGAAGAAGTTCTTCATCTAGCTAAAGAAATAGAAAAAGCTGGTGCAACAATTATCAACACAGGGATTGGTTGGCACGAAGCACGGATTCCTACCATTGCCATGATGGTGCCAAGAGCCGCTTTTACTTGGGTCACTGCGAAGGTCAAAGGACATGTGAACATTCCGCTTGTCACTTCCAATAGGATCAACACTCCTGAAATTGCAGAATCTGTACTTTCTCGTGGGGATGCTGATTTGGTTTCTATGGCAAGGCCATTCCTTGCTGATTCATTTTTTGTAGAGAAAGCAAAAGCAGGAAAACCGGAAGAAATTAATACATGCATCGCTTGTAATCAAGCTTGCCTGGATCATATTTTCCAAGGAAAAACGGCAAGTTGTTTGGTGAATCCTCGAGCTTGTCACGAAACAGAACTTGTCATCACCAAAACAAACCAAGCAAAAAAAGTAGCCGTGGTTGGTGCTGGACCTGGCGGCATGTCTTGTGCTAAAACGCTGGCAGAACGTGGTCATTCTGTCACATTATTTGATGCACAATCTGAGTTAGGTGGTCAATTGAACATTGCAAGGAGAATCCCTGGTAAAGAAGAATTTAAAGAAACGATTCGTTATTTTGATACAATGTTAAAAAAATACAATGTAGATGTAAAACTAAACACCTATGTATCAAGTGAGGATTTGATAACACAAGGGTTTGAGGAAGTGGTTTTAGCTACTGGGGTGATACCAAGGATACCAGAAATTCCTGGAATTGAAGGACCGAATGTTCTTAGTTATGTGGATGTCGTATTGAAAGGAAAACCAGTTGGAAAACGTGCTGTCGTGATGGGAGCAGGTGGAATTGGATTTGATGTCAGCATTTTACTGACAGACCCTGGGCATTCCTTCACAACAGAGAATTATCTTAAAGAATGGGGTATACGCACTAACATTGAAAAAGACGGTGGGCTTGGTACAAAAGAAACACCAATTGGTGTGAGAGATGTTACGATGTTAAAACGATCCAATAGTAAATTTGGAGCAACTCTTGGAAAAACAACAGGATGGATCCATAAAACTTCTCTTGAAGACCGAAAAGTTAACCAAATTTCTGGAGTTACCTATAAAGCAATCGAAGCAGATGGAATTGTGATCGAAGTGAAAGGCGAAACAAAAAAAATCCCTTGTGATACAGTGGTTGTTTGTGCAGGACAAGACCCGAACCGGGCTTTATTGGAACCACTGCAAAAAGCAAAGATTCCCGTCCATTTGATTGGTGGAGCTGATCTTGCTTCAGAGTTAGATGCCAAACGTGCCATCGACCAAGGGACAAGGCTTGCTGTATCCATTGGTTAG
- a CDS encoding TrmH family RNA methyltransferase: MNPSKILKVSVRNAEFQIISALRSNRTKRSSDKEVFVEGTEPIKQLLAANWQITRILYRENIPLSSWAKEVLAKEKQAKIFELKEDLYLELSEKENPSELLITAKIKNKYLIPSLGKEIKLNEKPFYLLFDRPSDLGNFGSILRSADAFQVNVIFVIGHSIDVYDPKVIRASLGALFHTKIVFVKDFESFASFVHEEKKRIGLLVIGTDSSGDTNLNEIKIKTPVLLVLGNEKKGMSVQLQSHCDHIVKIPMLGVVNSLNVSSAGSILLWEVAKHSKIQLDS; the protein is encoded by the coding sequence TTGAATCCATCAAAAATTCTGAAAGTGTCTGTCCGGAATGCAGAATTCCAAATCATTTCTGCACTTCGGTCAAATCGTACAAAACGTAGTTCAGATAAGGAAGTTTTTGTAGAAGGGACTGAGCCGATTAAGCAGTTGTTAGCTGCCAATTGGCAAATCACTCGAATTCTTTATCGTGAAAATATTCCTTTATCCAGTTGGGCAAAAGAAGTTTTAGCGAAGGAAAAACAGGCAAAAATTTTCGAATTAAAGGAAGATTTGTATTTGGAACTTTCTGAAAAAGAAAACCCGTCTGAGTTACTGATCACTGCAAAAATTAAAAATAAATATTTAATTCCATCTTTAGGAAAAGAAATCAAACTGAACGAAAAACCATTTTATCTATTGTTTGATCGGCCAAGTGATTTGGGAAACTTTGGCTCTATCTTACGATCAGCAGATGCATTCCAAGTCAACGTAATCTTTGTGATTGGTCATTCCATTGATGTATATGATCCAAAGGTGATCCGAGCAAGTTTAGGTGCGCTCTTTCATACAAAAATCGTTTTTGTGAAAGATTTTGAATCGTTTGCTTCATTTGTCCATGAAGAAAAAAAACGTATTGGACTTCTTGTCATTGGAACTGATTCAAGTGGTGACACGAATTTAAATGAGATCAAAATCAAAACTCCTGTTCTTTTGGTATTAGGGAATGAAAAAAAAGGAATGAGCGTCCAATTACAATCTCACTGTGATCACATTGTCAAAATTCCTATGTTAGGAGTTGTGAATTCTTTGAATGTGTCCTCTGCAGGTTCAATTTTACTTTGGGAAGTAGCTAAACATTCCAAAATTCAATTGGATTCTTAG